A single region of the Bacillus cereus genome encodes:
- a CDS encoding D-alanyl-D-alanine carboxypeptidase, with amino-acid sequence MIKDYDNDFFKEDDEDATDFSLIKGDTLQQVEELEEELKRKS; translated from the coding sequence GTGATAAAGGATTATGACAATGATTTTTTTAAAGAAGATGATGAGGATGCAACAGATTTCTCTTTAATAAAAGGAGATACTTTGCAGCAAGTAGAAGAGTTAGAAGAAGAATTAAAAAGAAAATCATAA
- a CDS encoding VOC family protein, translating into MSNTNQKITTFLMFEGKAEEAMNFYTSLFDQSEIVNISRYDENGPGKEGTVIHATFTLHGQEFMCIDSYVNHNFTFTPAMSLYVTCDTEEEIETAFNKLAQDGAVLMPLGSYPFSKKFGWLNDKYGVSWQLTLAE; encoded by the coding sequence ATGAGTAACACAAATCAAAAAATTACTACGTTTTTAATGTTTGAGGGCAAAGCTGAGGAAGCGATGAACTTTTATACGTCGCTATTTGATCAATCAGAAATTGTAAATATTTCTCGCTATGATGAAAATGGACCTGGTAAAGAGGGAACTGTAATTCATGCAACTTTTACGTTACACGGGCAAGAGTTCATGTGCATTGATAGTTATGTAAATCATAATTTTACATTTACACCAGCTATGTCTCTTTATGTAACTTGTGATACGGAAGAAGAAATTGAAACGGCTTTTAATAAACTAGCTCAAGATGGAGCAGTACTTATGCCTCTAGGATCTTATCCGTTTAGTAAAAAATTTGGCTGGTTAAATGATAAGTATGGTGTGTCTTGGCAGTTAACGCTTGCTGAATAA
- a CDS encoding MarR family winged helix-turn-helix transcriptional regulator, with the protein MTQHKEEQMNEALALFYFAYKTFTEKPDEIIKEYGIQRVHHRILFFIARFPGISVNELLSLLEISKQALHGPLRQLVEKGLIESNEATHDRRVKQLSLTEEGTDLEKKLSDVQRKQMGAIFSKFGESCEENWHQVMNEMANSRSGHDAWISKREIPVDQK; encoded by the coding sequence ATGACACAACATAAAGAAGAACAGATGAATGAGGCATTGGCATTATTTTATTTTGCATATAAAACATTTACTGAAAAACCAGATGAAATTATAAAAGAATATGGTATACAACGAGTACATCACCGAATTTTATTTTTTATCGCACGTTTTCCAGGGATAAGTGTAAATGAGTTACTATCGCTATTAGAAATAAGTAAACAAGCTCTTCACGGACCACTGCGTCAACTTGTGGAAAAGGGACTAATTGAAAGTAATGAAGCTACTCATGATCGTCGAGTAAAACAATTATCCTTAACAGAAGAAGGGACAGATTTAGAGAAAAAACTAAGTGATGTTCAAAGAAAGCAAATGGGTGCTATTTTTTCAAAATTTGGTGAATCATGTGAAGAGAATTGGCATCAAGTTATGAACGAAATGGCGAATAGCCGTTCAGGTCATGATGCATGGATATCGAAAAGAGAAATTCCAGTTGATCAAAAATAA
- a CDS encoding class I SAM-dependent methyltransferase, with translation MKNETLHTQEDILKMLDSLLRPAEPFWNEFYANREKDVPFFANVPDENLVSYIQKERVLKGKVLELGCGPGRNAIYLATEGFDVTAVDLSVEGINWAKERALAKGIEIDFICDSIFNLEGQNEFDFVYDSGCLHHIPPHRRINYVDLIKNALKSGGYFGLTCFAAGDLDERNGSEITDWDVYRGWSLQGGLAYSEEKLREIFKGFEVIEIRKMEQIEQPNDMFGESFLWAALFKKK, from the coding sequence ATGAAAAATGAAACGTTACATACACAAGAAGATATTTTAAAAATGCTTGATTCATTATTAAGACCAGCAGAACCATTTTGGAATGAATTTTATGCAAATAGAGAAAAGGACGTTCCGTTTTTTGCAAATGTTCCAGATGAGAATCTAGTTTCGTATATACAAAAAGAAAGAGTTTTAAAAGGGAAAGTATTAGAACTTGGATGTGGTCCAGGAAGAAATGCAATTTATTTAGCGACTGAAGGATTTGATGTAACTGCAGTGGATTTATCTGTAGAAGGAATTAATTGGGCGAAAGAGAGGGCATTGGCAAAAGGAATAGAAATTGATTTTATTTGTGATTCGATTTTTAATTTAGAGGGTCAAAATGAATTTGATTTTGTATACGATTCGGGTTGTTTACATCATATTCCACCGCATAGAAGAATAAATTATGTGGATTTAATTAAAAACGCATTGAAATCGGGTGGTTATTTTGGATTAACGTGTTTTGCAGCAGGCGATTTAGATGAGAGAAATGGTTCAGAAATAACAGATTGGGATGTATATAGAGGGTGGAGTCTACAAGGTGGTCTTGCTTATTCGGAAGAAAAATTAAGAGAGATATTTAAGGGATTTGAAGTGATTGAAATTAGAAAGATGGAACAGATTGAGCAACCAAATGATATGTTTGGAGAATCATTTCTTTGGGCAGCATTATTTAAGAAGAAATAA
- a CDS encoding class I SAM-dependent methyltransferase → MDTIQQNSNAWDKKVEEGSRYTQPVSSEIIEKSKSGEWEITVTTEKSVPRDWFPKSLEGLKILCLASGGGQQAPVLAAAGADVTVTDISKKQLEQDEKVAKREGLTLKTVQGDMSDLSDFEDRYFDIVVNPVSNLFVKDVHLVWNEVSRVLKNKGILISGFTNPLLWIFDDNQEQKGILDVKHSIPSSTLDYLPENEVQDYINSNQTIEYAHTLEDQIKGQIEAGFVITGFYEDDFGGTRILDKHIKTFIATKAIKLQVD, encoded by the coding sequence ATGGATACTATACAACAAAACAGTAATGCATGGGATAAGAAGGTTGAAGAAGGTTCTAGATACACGCAACCTGTAAGTAGCGAGATTATTGAAAAAAGTAAATCAGGTGAATGGGAAATCACAGTCACCACAGAAAAATCAGTTCCTAGAGATTGGTTTCCAAAGTCATTAGAGGGATTAAAGATACTTTGTTTAGCATCAGGTGGCGGACAACAAGCACCAGTTCTAGCTGCTGCTGGAGCAGATGTAACAGTTACTGATATATCTAAGAAGCAATTGGAACAAGATGAAAAGGTAGCAAAACGGGAGGGTTTGACTTTAAAAACAGTACAAGGAGATATGTCAGACCTTAGTGATTTTGAAGATAGATATTTTGATATTGTTGTAAATCCTGTTTCTAATTTGTTTGTAAAAGATGTTCATCTTGTATGGAATGAAGTTTCAAGAGTTTTAAAGAATAAAGGCATTCTTATTTCTGGATTTACAAATCCTTTACTATGGATTTTTGATGACAACCAAGAACAAAAAGGCATTCTTGATGTTAAACATTCAATACCTTCATCAACATTGGATTATTTACCAGAGAATGAAGTTCAAGATTACATCAATTCAAATCAAACAATAGAATACGCACATACTTTAGAAGACCAAATCAAAGGTCAAATTGAAGCTGGTTTTGTTATAACGGGTTTTTATGAGGATGATTTTGGTGGAACAAGGATATTAGATAAGCATATTAAAACCTTTATTGCCACTAAAGCTATAAAGTTACAGGTTGATTAA
- the spoIISB gene encoding stage II sporulation protein SB, whose protein sequence is MAEISVQKSSFFKEKKEESNTDFSLVKGALTENINRLEKLMNNSSSKYIRVKKTKENA, encoded by the coding sequence ATGGCTGAAATCAGTGTACAAAAGTCTTCGTTTTTTAAAGAAAAAAAAGAAGAATCAAATACAGATTTCTCTCTTGTGAAAGGTGCATTAACGGAAAATATAAATCGGTTAGAGAAACTGATGAATAATAGCAGTTCAAAATATATACGAGTGAAAAAAACAAAAGAAAATGCATAG
- a CDS encoding DJ-1/PfpI family protein: MKIAIVCFDNFTDIDVFLPWDLLNRVRLVGGISDWNVQLLGTEKTHISSSGLRIPMTGSITDIPSADAVIFASGKGVQDLYQNQEYLNSIHVDPHRQLIGSMCSGSLLLGAKKLLTGKKATTYPSAVELLKEYDVDVIEQSFVNEGNISTAAGCFAAQDLSAWIIRTLINEEMVDTVLETVQPVGKGLYF, translated from the coding sequence ATGAAAATTGCAATAGTCTGTTTCGATAACTTTACTGATATAGATGTTTTTTTACCATGGGATTTATTAAATCGCGTACGTTTAGTTGGCGGTATTTCTGATTGGAATGTCCAACTATTAGGAACGGAAAAAACTCATATATCCTCGTCTGGTTTACGCATCCCCATGACAGGAAGCATAACTGATATTCCTTCCGCTGACGCTGTAATATTTGCAAGTGGTAAGGGTGTACAGGATTTATATCAAAATCAAGAATATCTTAATAGCATTCATGTAGATCCTCATAGACAATTAATAGGCTCTATGTGTTCTGGTTCACTACTACTAGGAGCTAAAAAATTGTTAACTGGCAAAAAAGCAACTACATATCCATCCGCAGTAGAACTACTTAAAGAATATGATGTAGACGTTATTGAGCAAAGTTTCGTAAATGAAGGAAATATCTCGACTGCCGCAGGTTGTTTTGCTGCTCAAGATCTCTCAGCTTGGATTATAAGAACCCTAATTAATGAAGAAATGGTTGATACTGTGCTAGAAACTGTTCAGCCAGTGGGAAAAGGTCTATATTTTTAA
- a CDS encoding CPBP family intramembrane glutamic endopeptidase, translating to MLKDLTKSQNSSRGLRGYLESYPLTSFFIMAYVFSWVVLIPFILSQWGILPKSKAFDIFFYANVFAGPMLAAYIMFHTLEGKESWKKVRKSIISIKVGLKWYLFTLIVIPAVMFLGMVIVNGGIPTFHSLNIEFFVNYLISFVAIFFLGGPFPEEIGWRGFALPRLQSKFGPLKGTLLLSVLWAFWHLPHFLTAAQRGGPSSDLSILYIHLPIFILLCLPISIILTWVYNCHHGNLFIVMLVHTSVNTFSLVQTHSTNAVLKNTDIFVVIGLGLLALLILIFTRGNLGYKQTANDVAFSKNENISK from the coding sequence ATGCTGAAGGATTTAACAAAATCACAAAACTCATCACGTGGTCTGAGAGGGTATTTGGAATCCTATCCGTTAACTTCATTTTTTATAATGGCATATGTATTCTCGTGGGTTGTTTTAATTCCATTTATCTTATCGCAATGGGGTATTCTCCCTAAATCAAAAGCGTTTGATATTTTCTTTTATGCCAATGTATTTGCAGGTCCTATGTTAGCAGCGTATATTATGTTTCACACTCTTGAAGGCAAAGAGTCATGGAAAAAAGTTAGAAAAAGCATCATATCTATTAAAGTTGGTTTGAAGTGGTACTTGTTTACTCTCATCGTTATCCCTGCTGTAATGTTTCTAGGTATGGTGATAGTAAATGGAGGGATACCTACTTTCCATAGCTTAAATATTGAATTTTTTGTAAACTATCTCATCTCTTTTGTAGCTATTTTCTTTCTCGGCGGACCCTTCCCTGAGGAAATCGGATGGCGCGGTTTTGCTCTACCTCGATTACAATCGAAATTTGGACCACTAAAAGGTACATTACTACTAAGTGTTTTGTGGGCATTTTGGCATCTTCCGCATTTCTTAACGGCTGCACAAAGGGGTGGACCAAGTTCTGACCTTTCAATCCTATATATTCATTTGCCAATTTTTATTTTGCTGTGTTTACCGATTTCAATCATTCTCACTTGGGTCTATAACTGCCATCACGGAAACTTATTTATTGTCATGCTCGTTCATACGAGTGTAAATACGTTTAGTTTGGTACAAACTCATTCCACCAACGCAGTTTTAAAGAATACGGATATATTTGTAGTGATAGGATTAGGCCTTTTAGCTTTGCTTATACTTATTTTCACACGAGGCAACCTTGGATATAAACAAACTGCTAATGATGTAGCGTTCAGTAAGAATGAAAATATAAGTAAATAG
- a CDS encoding type II toxin-antitoxin system SpoIISA family toxin, whose protein sequence is MVISNIRIGLFILAIIFVVLVFFYWRNEELYEEKKQRIRKTWYGLFITSVTVYFMIKGIDLTLWKNLLMFTAMVIFVDIAFILTPNISEIWGAKFSDIGKTVQSIKRSLIASKARGEIYTNIIQNINPAAFGTMEWHTEEEYTKSLNSFLDSYGEKIGAKIVVFEAANELNTGFRGIRSQFSITVPLEHIEQLNEQKAVQVENVGIIPAKIMNDVFIVIDGKKNSLQDRDFENVYNLTIHHSYFSK, encoded by the coding sequence TTGGTGATCTCTAACATTCGAATCGGATTATTTATTTTAGCGATCATTTTTGTAGTTCTTGTTTTTTTTTATTGGAGAAATGAAGAGTTATACGAAGAGAAAAAACAGAGAATTCGAAAAACTTGGTATGGATTATTCATAACATCAGTCACAGTTTATTTCATGATAAAAGGAATCGATTTAACCCTCTGGAAAAACTTACTAATGTTTACTGCGATGGTCATTTTCGTTGATATTGCGTTTATTTTAACACCTAACATCTCGGAAATATGGGGAGCGAAATTTAGCGATATCGGTAAAACTGTTCAATCCATAAAGCGGTCATTAATCGCTTCAAAAGCAAGAGGAGAAATATATACGAACATTATCCAAAATATTAATCCAGCAGCATTTGGGACGATGGAATGGCATACAGAAGAGGAATATACAAAAAGCTTAAACTCATTTTTAGATTCATATGGGGAAAAAATTGGAGCAAAAATTGTTGTATTTGAAGCAGCAAATGAATTAAATACGGGCTTTCGTGGTATTCGCTCTCAATTTAGTATTACAGTACCTTTAGAACATATAGAGCAATTAAATGAACAAAAAGCAGTACAAGTAGAGAACGTTGGGATTATACCAGCAAAAATAATGAATGACGTTTTTATAGTTATTGATGGGAAGAAAAATAGCCTTCAAGATCGAGATTTTGAAAATGTATATAATTTAACCATACATCATAGTTATTTTAGTAAGTAG
- a CDS encoding erythromycin esterase family protein produces MCNKWKLGLMSTLLACTTFTSVAFAAEKPVDQPKWEEWLNGHAKKLNEPTSQTTEDLSFLKEAVQDKRIVVLGESTHGAKEMNQSKIRMIKYLHEEMGYDVIAFETGLGEAAAVQQNIDHLTATEAMKQSLYLVWQTEELEQLFTYMKEQKEKGKPLTLAGFDMNLFYNSSFRSYAKEWLQKVNPEVASEFDEAVSELIELDRYYSKYEGTYPYDRFKAEIQPVINKFEKVRTFIQNHKSELTQVAPHAAYDVNFLEKSISIRIDAIKTHLDADMKVRGGIPSPNLTDYSFYIRDRKMAQNFAWLTEMQYKNKKIIVWGHNYHIRKQNSKMISDWSKVQQYNYVAPNMMDYLPQRIKDQMYTIGVFAYSESSWDDRNKDVILVNNEHEEQSVEKIISTVGSPHVFVNLKGESNRPETSWMFTPTAASYWGIKENEEIMIPTEQYDGILWLEKTTPSVLK; encoded by the coding sequence GTGTGTAATAAATGGAAACTTGGACTAATGAGTACTCTTCTTGCCTGTACCACTTTTACATCTGTAGCATTCGCGGCAGAAAAACCAGTCGATCAACCCAAATGGGAGGAATGGTTAAACGGTCATGCAAAAAAATTAAATGAACCAACTTCCCAAACAACAGAAGATTTATCATTTCTTAAAGAGGCTGTACAGGACAAGCGTATTGTTGTACTTGGTGAAAGTACGCATGGTGCAAAGGAAATGAATCAATCCAAAATACGTATGATTAAGTACTTACATGAGGAAATGGGATATGATGTGATTGCATTTGAAACAGGGCTTGGGGAAGCAGCAGCTGTTCAGCAAAATATTGATCACTTAACTGCTACAGAAGCAATGAAACAATCTTTATACCTTGTATGGCAAACTGAGGAACTTGAACAATTATTTACCTATATGAAAGAACAAAAAGAAAAAGGAAAGCCACTCACATTAGCTGGTTTTGATATGAATTTGTTTTATAATTCTTCATTCCGCTCCTATGCAAAAGAATGGTTGCAAAAAGTAAATCCAGAAGTGGCGAGTGAGTTTGATGAAGCAGTGTCAGAGTTAATTGAACTAGATAGGTATTACAGTAAATATGAAGGTACGTATCCTTATGATCGATTTAAAGCAGAAATACAGCCCGTAATTAACAAGTTTGAAAAGGTTAGAACATTTATTCAGAATCATAAATCTGAATTGACTCAAGTTGCACCTCATGCTGCGTATGATGTGAATTTCCTTGAGAAATCAATCAGTATACGGATTGATGCGATTAAAACGCATTTAGATGCAGATATGAAAGTCAGAGGTGGCATCCCCTCACCTAACCTGACAGACTATTCTTTTTACATCCGAGATCGAAAAATGGCACAAAACTTCGCATGGCTCACTGAAATGCAGTATAAAAACAAAAAAATCATTGTGTGGGGGCATAATTATCATATTCGAAAACAAAATTCGAAAATGATATCAGACTGGTCGAAGGTGCAACAATACAATTATGTAGCCCCTAATATGATGGATTATCTTCCGCAGCGTATCAAAGACCAAATGTACACGATTGGCGTATTTGCGTATAGTGAAAGCAGTTGGGATGATCGCAATAAAGATGTTATTCTTGTAAATAACGAACATGAAGAACAAAGCGTTGAAAAAATCATCAGCACAGTGGGAAGTCCCCATGTTTTCGTTAACTTAAAAGGAGAAAGTAACCGACCAGAAACTTCATGGATGTTTACTCCTACTGCAGCAAGTTATTGGGGAATAAAAGAAAATGAAGAAATCATGATTCCGACAGAACAATATGATGGCATTCTATGGTTAGAAAAGACTACGCCTTCTGTCCTTAAGTAA
- a CDS encoding alpha-keto acid decarboxylase family protein: MKTQYTVSTYLLDRLYELGIEHIFGVPGDYNLAFLDDVIAHKNLEWIGNCNELNAAYAADGYARIKGVAALITTFGVGELSAINGIAGSYAENVPVIKITGTPTTTVMENGELVHHTLGDGKFDHFSNMYREITVAQTNLTPEHAAEEIDRVLRACWNEKRPVHINLPIDVYNKPINKPTEPILNHPIVSNKDALDKMLLHATSKINSAKKPVILADFEVNRFHADEDLHQFVEKTGFPIASLSMGKGIFPEKHPQFIGIYTGDVSPPYLRKRVDESDCIISIGVKLTDTITGGFTQGFTKEQVIEIHPYTVKIIDKKYGPVVMKDVLQHLSDSIEHRNEETLEIKSFISESSSITKEFNPKAQIVTQQRFWQQLYHFLQENDVLIAEQGTPYFGSAAIPLPNNATYVGQPLWGSIGYTLPALLGTQLANVTRRNILIIGDGSFQLTVQELSTILRQNLKPIIFLINNNGYTVERAIHGQNQPYNDIQMWDYTKLANVFGSEEKSLTFKVENEIELAEVFNKISFNMNRLIFIEVVMSQGDQPELLAKLGKILRKQQSL, translated from the coding sequence TTGAAAACGCAATATACTGTAAGTACATATTTATTAGATCGATTATACGAATTAGGAATTGAGCATATATTTGGTGTTCCTGGTGATTATAATCTTGCCTTTTTAGATGATGTGATTGCACATAAAAATTTAGAGTGGATTGGCAACTGTAATGAATTAAATGCGGCATATGCAGCAGATGGATATGCTCGCATAAAAGGTGTCGCTGCTCTTATTACCACTTTTGGTGTCGGGGAATTGAGTGCCATAAACGGCATTGCCGGCTCATATGCCGAAAACGTACCAGTTATAAAAATAACTGGCACACCAACAACAACTGTAATGGAAAATGGAGAACTCGTTCATCATACATTAGGTGATGGAAAGTTCGATCACTTTTCCAATATGTATCGAGAAATTACTGTGGCACAAACTAATTTAACCCCTGAGCATGCCGCTGAGGAAATTGACCGTGTACTCCGTGCATGTTGGAATGAAAAACGCCCTGTTCATATTAATTTACCGATCGATGTATATAATAAACCAATTAATAAACCTACGGAACCAATCTTAAATCATCCCATAGTAAGTAATAAAGACGCATTAGATAAAATGCTTCTACATGCCACTTCCAAAATAAATAGCGCCAAAAAACCGGTTATATTAGCTGATTTTGAAGTGAATCGTTTTCATGCTGATGAGGATTTACATCAATTCGTAGAAAAAACTGGCTTCCCAATCGCTTCACTAAGTATGGGCAAGGGCATATTCCCAGAAAAACATCCTCAATTTATAGGAATTTACACTGGCGATGTTAGTCCTCCATACTTGCGAAAAAGAGTTGATGAATCTGACTGTATCATTAGTATCGGTGTGAAATTAACTGATACTATTACCGGTGGCTTTACACAAGGTTTTACGAAAGAACAAGTTATAGAAATTCATCCCTATACTGTGAAAATTATAGATAAAAAATACGGACCGGTTGTAATGAAAGATGTACTACAACATTTAAGTGATTCAATCGAGCATCGTAATGAAGAAACACTTGAAATTAAGTCGTTTATTTCAGAATCATCATCTATTACTAAAGAGTTCAATCCAAAAGCACAAATCGTTACGCAACAACGTTTTTGGCAACAATTGTACCACTTCTTACAAGAAAACGACGTCTTAATTGCAGAGCAAGGAACACCATATTTCGGTAGTGCCGCTATCCCTTTACCTAATAACGCTACATATGTAGGACAACCGTTATGGGGATCTATCGGATATACACTCCCTGCTTTATTAGGAACACAACTCGCTAATGTAACACGGCGTAACATTTTAATTATTGGTGATGGTTCTTTCCAGTTAACTGTTCAAGAGTTGTCCACTATACTACGTCAAAATTTAAAACCAATTATATTTTTAATCAATAACAACGGATACACTGTTGAACGTGCGATTCACGGCCAAAACCAACCGTATAATGACATACAAATGTGGGATTACACGAAACTAGCAAACGTGTTCGGATCAGAAGAAAAAAGTCTCACATTTAAAGTAGAAAATGAAATAGAGTTAGCAGAAGTCTTCAATAAAATCAGTTTTAATATGAATCGACTTATCTTTATTGAAGTTGTAATGAGCCAAGGGGATCAGCCTGAACTGTTAGCTAAACTTGGAAAAATACTGAGGAAACAACAATCACTCTAA
- a CDS encoding SDR family oxidoreductase: protein MSKLTGKIALVTGSSRGIGRNIALRLAQEGAFVVVHYGKRRKEAEAVVHQIEQSGGNACAIGADLSTLDGIQDLFTTLDDTIREYMGGDGFDILVNNAGIGQIISLEETTEESYDEVMKINVKAPLFVTQQALPRLKDGGRIINISSFVTRAASPSVFAYSMSKGAIDTFTRLLAKQLGSRNITVNAIQPGIINTEMNAETLENLDGQKYAASLSIFNRWGEPEDVADITAFLASSDSRWVTGQLLDASGGSHL from the coding sequence ATGAGTAAGTTAACAGGCAAAATAGCTTTAGTTACAGGATCAAGTCGAGGAATTGGTCGCAATATTGCATTGCGTCTGGCACAAGAGGGGGCCTTTGTCGTCGTTCATTACGGGAAAAGACGTAAGGAGGCAGAAGCAGTTGTTCATCAGATCGAGCAAAGCGGAGGAAATGCTTGCGCAATTGGTGCTGACCTTAGTACTTTAGATGGTATTCAAGATTTATTTACTACTTTGGATGATACTATTCGGGAATATATGGGCGGTGACGGATTCGATATTCTTGTCAACAATGCTGGAATTGGTCAAATTATCAGTTTAGAAGAGACGACGGAAGAATCATATGACGAGGTAATGAAGATTAATGTCAAAGCACCACTTTTTGTTACTCAACAAGCTTTGCCACGTTTAAAAGATGGAGGACGCATCATTAATATTTCATCTTTTGTGACACGTGCAGCTTCTCCAAGTGTCTTCGCGTACAGTATGTCTAAAGGTGCTATCGACACATTTACGCGCCTTCTAGCCAAACAACTAGGGAGCCGTAATATTACGGTAAACGCCATCCAGCCTGGAATTATTAATACAGAGATGAATGCTGAGACTTTGGAAAACCTTGATGGACAAAAATATGCGGCTAGTCTTTCAATCTTTAACAGATGGGGAGAACCCGAGGATGTGGCAGATATTACCGCCTTTCTCGCTTCCTCAGACAGCCGTTGGGTAACTGGTCAATTACTGGATGCAAGTGGCGGATCTCACCTATAG
- the gpmA gene encoding 2,3-diphosphoglycerate-dependent phosphoglycerate mutase, with the protein MIKLVLIRHGQSLWNLENRFTGWTDVDLSENGLSEAREAGAILKENGYTFDVAYTSVLKRAIRTLWIVLHEMDLTWVPVHKSWKLNERHYGALQGLNKEETAKKYGEEQVHIWRRSVDVRPPALTEDDPRYEANDPRYKTLQKGEFPLTECLEDTEKRVLNYWHSEIAPSLKSGENVIISSHGNTIRSLVKYLDNLSNDGVVSLNIPTSIPLVYELDENLRPIRHYYLSMDGEVPEGEIPKHISF; encoded by the coding sequence ATGATAAAACTTGTACTTATTCGTCACGGACAAAGTTTATGGAACCTTGAAAATCGCTTTACTGGATGGACGGATGTAGATCTATCAGAGAATGGATTAAGTGAAGCAAGAGAAGCAGGAGCAATATTAAAGGAAAATGGTTATACTTTCGATGTTGCTTACACATCTGTATTAAAACGGGCAATCCGGACTTTATGGATTGTGCTACATGAAATGGATCTTACTTGGGTGCCTGTACATAAATCGTGGAAACTAAATGAAAGACATTATGGCGCACTACAAGGATTGAATAAAGAAGAAACTGCAAAAAAATATGGAGAAGAACAAGTTCATATTTGGAGAAGGAGTGTTGATGTAAGACCACCTGCTCTTACTGAAGATGACCCTAGATATGAAGCGAACGATCCAAGATATAAAACACTTCAAAAAGGTGAATTCCCATTAACTGAATGTTTAGAGGATACGGAGAAACGAGTGCTTAATTATTGGCATTCAGAAATTGCACCGTCATTAAAAAGTGGTGAGAATGTAATTATTTCATCTCATGGTAATACAATTCGATCGCTAGTGAAATACTTAGACAACCTTTCAAATGATGGTGTAGTTTCATTAAATATTCCAACTAGCATTCCGCTTGTTTATGAATTAGACGAAAATTTACGTCCAATTCGTCATTATTACTTAAGTATGGATGGAGAAGTACCTGAAGGAGAAATTCCGAAACATATTTCTTTTTAA